ATAACATTTCTCCACCATGCAcattttataggtctcaaatgtgcacttttgaaagATACACCTGTCATATCaaagatatttttttcatttcaaaacatgatatcAGGTAGTACACTGTTGTAGGTTAAAGAAAACTGATTGCAAGCCATGACTGTCTTgcatttcctgggtcatttcacctagagagagaaattgtccccaccccttcactggcttctttcctgtcagtaaccaatcagctgcttcccttattgactgacagGCTTCAGCAGGTAACGTGACCcagctggggtgaaatgacccagggagtGCAAAGagataacccaagaataaggcatggaaactgagagcTTCGTTGAACCTGCAGCCGGACCAGATGAGAATACATGTGTGATATAATATCACATTAAAACTGCACATTAGAGTCCTATGGAGCTAATGGGAGTGGAAATGGCTGAGGTTTATGGAATCATTTtgctagctacaattactttaaactaGCCTTGCCCCAGTCCTGGCTTTTAGAACTActgtagaacctgtcatatctgatTTATTGAACACAGTTAAACAGGCAGTTTGTTTTATGTGAAGTGACAGTAATTTCATCCATCGTGTCCTGCTTAGAGCCGAATTTACTGTTTTGTTTCCATCAGtaccgttcagttggtagcagcatgtggaaatgacacatgccagaggtccatTGGTTAACAGAGGATATCGTATCTTACATGATACGATATCTTTGAGGATATTGTGCTATGGGACCTGAAAGAGGATATTGTATCTTACATGAAACATCTTTGATATGACAGGTGTATCTTTCagtgttgttgaagttgacactctgggatccttcaagaagctgcttgatgagattctgggatcaataagctactaacaaccaaacgagcaaggtgggctgaatggcctcctctcgtttgtaaactttcttatgttcttatgatcggacatgacaggttctactgcaccctcaattaaatacattatttacatgaGGCCTGTTTAATTTGCTCCTCCCCAACAGCTGCATGGATGACTCCTGTTTGTAAACCTGCACTGCCTggcactttattaggacctaCACTTAACCTCTCCTCCCTACACCAACTgagtgaaatattaatgactaaaCAGATCCCTCGAGataccttccagcaccttgtggagtctgtgcccaACCTGATATTAggaacaggtcctaataaagagACCAGGCAGGTGTATGTCCCTCAAGCCAGCTGGGGTGCTTGAATACTCTTTGTGTTTGTTCCCGGACGGTGCTTGTTCTTTCAGGTCCCATAGCCAATATTAATAACAATGTGCAGGATGTCGCTTACTCGATGGGCTGCACTGTGGAGATGCAGGTGAATCACAGCAAGCAGATGTGGAGAGTCATGATGGACCCCTTCAAGCAGATGGTTCATGACATGGTGGTACGTACAGCACTACACCTCCCATCATCCTGCACTGTTACTCTTAATAcccttaaggaggctgtgtggcccagtggttaaagaaacgggcttgtaagcaggaggtccccggttcaaatcccacctcagccactgactcattgtgtgaccctgagcaagtcacttaacctccttgtgctccgtctttcgggtgagacgtatttgtaagtgactctgcagctgatgcatagttcacacaccctagtctctgtaagttgccttggataaaggcgtctgctaaataaacaaataataatgcagaggcatgctgggagttgtagtttttaaaTTCTACCTTTAGCAGTGTTTCAAGTGTAAGCACGCATAGTGCAGACTGAACTTTCACTGTAtgaggactacagctcccatcatctcGCACAGCTACTGTTATTatagaggcatgctgggagctgtagtttttaaaTTGTTGGCAGTGTTTCAAGTGTAAACATCCATATATAGTACAGATGTCTGAACTTTCACTGGCAAAAAGAACTACAACCCCCATCATCCCTCACTGATACTGCTATTGTAAAAGcctgctgggagctgtagttttttttaatcccccccccccccatgcaggAAGGGAAGAAGGATTTTGAGAAGGAGTCGAAGGAGGTTCAGGCTAAGTTCAGTATGATAAATGAGCAGGTGATGGGAGAGTATGGATACAGCAATCTGACCTCTGAAGCTGTAAAGAAAGAGAAGACCACCCAAGAACGCTTTGACATTAAAACCAAGCTCCGCTGTGAATGTGAGTTAATCCAAGCTCCTTAACAtgcccttctaaaagtttcccaAAGAAAAAGCATAGTGTAAGAAAAGCATAGTTTGGCATGGAAATcataggaaagcattgcaaagcagagagaggtatggtaaagcataactAAAAACTTGTCTAACAGACAcgcacacagctgtattctatgattcctTCAGTAAAGTTCCAGTACAGTAAACCATATTGTTTCAACCTCCGGAGATATCAGTGGTCTTTTTTCACATATTAATTTTACTTTACAAACTGCTGGATCTCATGTAACATTGCTGTTTGGTTCTTCCCCCGGGTATGCTACGTTTTTGTTCTAacactctcttctctctcctccacTCAGATGTAGTAGAAGAAGGAGTGTATCGCTGTAAGGGGTGGTTTAAACTCAAATGGAAGCAGTGCATGGATACCATCAAAGTCCCCATCATAAACCACATTCTCTGCATACCAATGACCTTCGACTTTCTCTGCAACATCATGAAACGTATGGGCCCTCCTACCTTGAATTTACTGTCATATAAcaattcactttcattgggatccCAAATCCTGCCATGGTTCTGCATACAGAaacgtcacaaaggctcccattgaCAGCCACAACAACCTGTTGTTGAATGTCTCACTACGTTTTGTGAAGAAAATATCTTTCCTGTTTAATATTTATACATAACTATGAAACACTCAGTCGGGCTGAATTAAGAAGACATTGAAAACATTTCTAGTTGAAACGTCTGTCCTtgaatttttgtttcttttagtatttgtgtttaatatttttgtgCGTATGTTATTATTACCTGTTGCTTGCTCTCTATCTAAACTGCTGCAAAAAGAGAGTGCACTGATACAACTCATTAAGCAGCTTAGATTACATTGTTCATATTAAAAATCATTCTTATTGCAATGAGTACAGGAGCTTCAGATTGTCTTCTATGGAATATGTAACCAAGGcttgatcagccaaagtgtcttcatAGAAATAAGAACCAGCGCCacctagtgatctgccactttggattaagtttccttttgtattgcttgCAATACTGTGCActagagcagggtttcccaaccccggtcctggggaccccctgtgtctgctggttttcattccaactgagctctcaattacttaattaaacccctAATTGAACTGACAcgttgcttaattagacctttttattttcggctcttaaacagttgcagatttcatgTTAGCTATAACATGTTacaagtctaattaagcaaatgatcagtacaattgagggtctagttaagtaattgagagctcagctgaaaaccagcagacacaggattgggaaaccctgcactAGATGACAATACTTTAAAGACATTTCAATGCTCTAgcccaggggtctccaatcctggtcctggagagccggtgtccctcctggtttttgttccaactgtaccctaaattacttaattggaccaattaaggaCATATTAGAAACTTAATTGTTCCCATTAGTCTAGCCTatgctatatatatctatagcaggcaactagaactgaaggaGAGCTCCTGAACCATTGTAGCTGCCGTTTATTgtaatgtgtctgtctgtctgcattgataatttcttaaATCTTACCTCTTTCGCACTTCCATTATCTAAATAGgacttaaatgtgcagttttgaaagaaacacatgttataacaAACAGGTATTTTAATTTTGATATGATATCTTGTACTATTTTTGGTTAGCAAGATCTCATTTTCTATGCCTGATTTTCAGGTTATCTGCACTTCCTGGGCCACCTCTGCAGCGTTTTCTGGGTCATGTCACTGGCTGAAAGTGTCAatcaatagaggaagcagctggttggttaatgacaggaaagaagccagttaAGGGGTCCATTTCACAatccaggtgaccaaggaagcgCAACATTAACTGAACATTTTTTAGTGTATTATTGAGCAAAGGTAGCACCGGGTAtagttttgaaataaatacatttctataacatgtgtttctttcaaaactgcacatttgagacctatgtagtgaATGGAAATGCATGACCTGTAAGAGGTctgattattttgtttgctacgaTCACTTTAATAATAATTTCCCTCTTTCTGAAACTGTGTTAGCTTATTGAACTGTAAACTGATCCTCATTTCATTTTATCTCTGTGCAGTTATGACGAAATGGTGCAAGGACAAGATTCCTGTTGAGGGGAACTTTGGTCAGACCTACGATATGCTGAACGACTCTGTTGAGCACATGGGGGATGAGTTCAGTTCCTCGATGGTAGTGAAGGTATGTGTTTAGAATAAAGATAGTCGTTCTGGTTCTATTGATCCAATACGGAGTTAGCAGTTTTCTCTAACTCTGCCTgaacctggctttgagcttgtccgGAGAATCCTAATTGTCAGCACTGAACACCCATTCTCATTATTTTACCACCctctttctccccaatttagcccAATTACTCTCCTTCACTGCAGCAACTccccaggagaactgaaggtcagtgggggtcctccgctccaatccccaagccaatcgcctctttacacccaggagctccacagcggatGTGAGACACTCAGGGACTTTTTAAGCCATTTAAAAGAAGTGTGTGTTCTTTTCTTCCAGAAAACTGAGCAGGAATCTCTCGTTGGAatgaagtttaataaagcacagatCACTGAGGACCTGAAATTGAAGCTGAACAATAAGAAAACTCTGCTGAACAACGTGATGGGTTTCATTCAGGTCCTGCTCTCCTGCACCTTCGTTTTCATCTTCATCTCGTacgtaattgtagctaacaaaacactTCCATAATCCTATTAGCTACATAGCTCTCAAATATACAgccctcctttcttttttctctaaatctgcctttacccgactttgagctgctttgagctcatCTGGATAATCCTAACAggcaggactgaacagccttcctcatgccattcaaatcatgtgacaatgtgacctttcaacttccACCTACTCTACATTAATATAGACAGTGAGAGTAGGTGGGGCTAGTTGAAAAGTCACATATGATGTGAATGGCATGAGGCAGGCTGTTCAGCGcctggcatttaggattctccagacaagctgaaagcagctcaaagccCAGGTAAAggcaaataatttaaaaaaaaaagaaatattggaACAACAGAACCCACATGGAACGCTGGCAAACAGCATAAAATAGTAAGgtgaatataaaatataaaaccatTTAACATCACTGTGTTATCCCTCTTTCTGCTGTTTAAAGGGCCTTCGGATACAGCAATAAATACAACAGAGATATCCGCTTTGACAATATCTATATCAACACCTACTTCAGACAGATAGACGCACGCAGGAAGAAGCTGGTGAGACgcacagatacacagagcagtgcagtgcattacacagatacacagagcagtgcagtgcgttacacagatacacagagcagtgcagtgcgttacacagatacacagagcagtgcagtgtgttacacagatacacagagcagtgcagtgcgttacacagatacacagagcagtgcaatgcgttacacagatacacagagcagtgcagtgcgttACAGATACACAGAGAAGTGCAGTGacttacacagatacacagagcagtgcagtgacttacacagatacacagagcagtgcagtgcgttacacagatacacagagcagtgcagtgacttacacagatacacagagcagtgcagtgcgttacacagatacacagagcagtgcagtgcgttacacagatacacagagcagtgcagtgcgttacacagagcagtgcagtgcgttacacagatacacagagcagtgcagtgcgttacacagatacacagagcagtgcagtgacttacacagatacacagagcagtgcagtgcgttacacagatacacagagcagtgcagtgtgttacagatacacagagcagtgtagtgcgttacacagatacacagagcagtgcagtgcgttacacagatacacagagcagtgcagtgacttacacagatacacagagcagtgcagtgcgttacacagatacagagagcagtgcagtgcgttacacagatacacagagcagtgcaatgacttacacagatacacagagcagtgcagtgacttacacagatacacagagcagtgcagtgcgttacacagatacacagagcagtgcagtgacttacacagatacacagagcagtgcagtgtattacacagatacacagagcagtgcagtgcgttacacagatacacagagcagtgcagtgcgttacacagagcagtgcagtgcgttacacagatacacagagcagtgcagtgcgttacacagatacacagagcagtgcaatgacttacacagatacacagagcagtgcagtgcgttacacagatacacagagcagtgtagtgcgttacacagatacacagagcagtgcagtgcgttacacagatacagagagcagtgcagtgcgttacacagatacacagagcagtgtagtgcgttacacagatacacagagcagtgcagtgacttacacagatacacagagcagtgcagtgcgttacacagatacagagagcagtgcagtgcgttacacagatacacagagcagtgcaatgacttacacagatacacagagcagtgcagtgacttacacagatacacagagcagtgcagtgacttacacagatacacagagcagtgcagtgcgttacacagatacacagagcagtgcagtgacttacacagagcagtgcagtgacttacacagatacacagagcagtgcagtgcattacacagatacacagagcagtgcagtgacttacacagagcagtgcagtgacttacacagatacacagagcagtgcagtgcgttacacagatacacagagcagtgtAGTGACttacacagagcagtgcagtgacttacacagatacacagagcagtgcagtgcgttacacagatacacagagcagtgtAGTGacttacacagatacacagagcagtgcagtgacttacacagatacacagagcagtgcagtgcggtacacagatacacagagcagcgcagtgcgttacacagatacacagtgCAGTGCAATGACTTACACAGATACAGAGCCACTCTGACCTCTTTGTGCTTTCAGGGTAAACGGCACCTGCTTCCCTTCAAGAAAGCGGAGCGCTGTGATTTCATCTTCCCCTGGAGCCTCTCCATGCATGCCAGCGAGATCAAGATTTTCGTACGTTCACCGCATTTCCATCCTCATAAGATCCGGAGAAATACGTGTTACAGCAAGcatatattttctgtttaaaacatgaTCTGTGGTACGACTTTAGGTTAATAGAACGTATCAGTGAGGTCATCTGTTACCCTTCCTGGGTCACGTCAGTCTGTAGAATGTAAACTGTACCTgaaaagtaactatttgtaacatTTGTTTAAGTAACTTTTTGAAAGTAACTTCCCCGACACTGCAGAGGGGATTGTGAGTaactgtttctgtttcagatGATGAGTATGCTGCAGATCATCCCACTGGCTATCTTCATTGGGACCCTGCTAGCTATCGACTGGTCCCTCTATAAAATCTTTAGGGTGATCCGGAAGCACTCGTACACAGAGTACTCCTTCAGCAGTGAGTCTATGGTTAGGATACATGAGTGCTAGCTGAGTGattgtaacaaataaaataacaattcctCCTGCCATGCACACCCATTGAATATGTGAGACACGGTAATGTATTATTTCATCCACAAAGatgagtgttgcagggggacagacTATTGGATACACGATAGAATGTAAGGCCATTTTAGCACAAGATCTTGAAAGTATCACAATCTGGCAGTATATTATGTAGTAAGtgcatttgttaaaatgtttgcattgtctggccactttattaggacctgttccTAATATCGATTCACTGTTtgtcctgatcacagccttgatgtggcctagactccacaaggtgctggaaggtgtctcgaaGGAGCCATTCAGTCATTACTATTTAGTGCTGAGAGGCAGGCAGAGTGATGACGATTGTCCAGGTTCATCCCAGACATGTTCGTTGGGTTGAGATCCGAGGATGGCCAGTGAGGATGTTTTGAAACCGTTCAGTTCTAGCTGTCTGATGTATCAGGAAAGCAGCCATCATGGTTCAGCGCTGTTGGGAGGTCCACAACGATGCTTAAGCATTTCTTTGGTCTTCCAAAGTAGTCACAAGACCCAGGGTATTCATACCCCACACtggggtataccaggagaacttgccccacaccagggcaatgccaGATCCAGTCGGGCAGACAGG
This DNA window, taken from Acipenser ruthenus chromosome 35, fAciRut3.2 maternal haplotype, whole genome shotgun sequence, encodes the following:
- the LOC117965083 gene encoding E3 ubiquitin-protein ligase DCST1-like, translated to MVKKKETKNCKNKPKDKNTPKENGKPEEKDKPEHRKKTTNRKAPRTTLHRVCTRVLPRCATRFLFSGPKEFPVTKFMMGMGFGALFGIGVCALGWGFSSQFRCSILLIAPNMLGAEGRAYTMVFVLAGLYHGPIANINNNVQDVAYSMGCTVEMQVNHSKQMWRVMMDPFKQMVHDMVEGKKDFEKESKEVQAKFSMINEQVMGEYGYSNLTSEAVKKEKTTQERFDIKTKLRCEYVVEEGVYRCKGWFKLKWKQCMDTIKVPIINHILCIPMTFDFLCNIMKLMTKWCKDKIPVEGNFGQTYDMLNDSVEHMGDEFSSSMVVKKTEQESLVGMKFNKAQITEDLKLKLNNKKTLLNNVMGFIQVLLSCTFVFIFISAFGYSNKYNRDIRFDNIYINTYFRQIDARRKKLGKRHLLPFKKAERCDFIFPWSLSMHASEIKIFMMSMLQIIPLAIFIGTLLAIDWSLYKIFRVIRKHSYTEYSFSSSHHIEITVGGRSMLATLLRKTIGAFNTSSNLEIKTNNLRCLPDPQAMSRSDYLWTTLPILAMTLLCCLQVYTSRLRRVIASFYFPQREKKRTLFLYNEQIRKRITYVETQRKRIMMRARVGRVLARSVMGSLYRWSPCLRCCVRRRCFVCSEVQSRLSFVCPAESCGTVYCRQCWKDMRQFCFACTSFSEFISDDGDSEYDMKYAH